In Ascaphus truei isolate aAscTru1 chromosome 21, aAscTru1.hap1, whole genome shotgun sequence, one DNA window encodes the following:
- the LOC142472435 gene encoding uncharacterized protein LOC142472435 produces MKMKAKQKEIGSQDMVKNTSMRQTPHTVNQGNHTDAEVTVYNLQVLTCLFKKYPFHCHNSSYIYLKQASHETDITSLRIKAENKVSMKTLFGLIMFCGLTKVSRASCALQTEYFCTIFPVDYPENVKSILFIVSNVGVINSTVFTSPNLKSVTSLTLANSGIKSIESGAFRTLRGLTKLGLYGNHLNLLTPSWFHDPAQLENLNISFNRFDEIQPQMLAGFTGLTGLNFTGNNINKIGSGSLRNLSKLTFLDLSYNNISFIRRDVFSPVPNATVRLGDNPWNCSCELEDFSVFLQELINASQLADAAAVRCHSPLDLKGAHVWNVSYHNCSPAVISTPPANMFQKVGLPAVLVVLVIVLFTSLLFLLWKKKQDKKQVTPDTERAEMKDVRDTGGHPTSGTVAMMSIKVESFNKGDLKNNSITLKSNIPSVGRAKSASAVLLKADFLQTNATHCKKRAEQQHTCKSKDMRNDDGYIPSDVSDSNMELWYYNSLQSSDDKHSSTSPSVPVSGAPTGDLIQNPADINHSMLERVRIASQIHPIAKRLVEGVCSDYNSFQRGDNNSSTSCSVRVSGAHIADIIQNPADINHSMLERVHIASQIYPIAKYSVEGVCSDYNNFQRGDNNSSTSCSVRVSGAHIGDIIQNPADINHSMLERVHIASQIYPIAKHSVEGVCSDYNSLQRGDNNSSTSCSVRVSGAYTQGIIENPAGLNPSLVEGVHIASQTSPIAKCSKHSVDVCSHLASTDTNTENFEPLVYLSVNTAAEEPILTSSVDEAVGQINGNLKPRTLRRTFTWPKEKIQSNQDSSALYEDFLKTLNLYPNPGATFTANKKTKDESFQDWDFGHHLTMCNTLTEKKLSADKSGLKESPPDHTFVKQNKGGSKSQEGVRRNMSSTRKVYQRSMNNNRRQRNPIASPETGVQREDLHSQDSVGSFNQRTTPDDDKLLENNEYNFIDLLHEVVENHGRWTRERWRQTHHQRIPNRSSPQS; encoded by the exons AAACTCCTCACACCGTTAACCAAGGAAACCATACAGATGCAGAAGTGACTGTTTATAACCTGCAGGTTCTAACTTGTCTCTTTAAAAAATACCCCTTTCATTGTCATAACTCATCTTACATTTATCTTAAACAAGCTTCCCATGAAACAGACATTACTAGTCTTAGGATCAAGGCAGAAAACAAAGTCAGTATGAAAA CTTTATTTGGATTGATCATGTTTTGTGGGTTAACAAAAGTTTCAAGAGCTTCCTGTGCTTTGCAAACGGAATATTTTTGCACCATATTTCCAGTGG ATTATCCAGAAAACGTCAAATCCATCCTTTTTATTGTAAGCAATGTCGGCGTGATCAACTCTACGGTGTTCACCAGTCCAAATCTGAAATCTGTAACAAGTCTCACCCTAGCAAACAGTGGGATCAAAAGCATTGAATCCGGAGCCTTCCGCACTCTCCGTGGATTAACCAAACTTGGCTTGTATGGCAATCACCTGAACCTTCTGACGCCCTCTTGGTTTCATGATCCAGCCCAGTTAGAAAACTTGAATATATCTTTTAACCGTTTTGATGAAATCCAACCTCAAATGTTGGCAGGATTCACTGGTCTAACCGGACTAAATTTTACCGGAAATAACATTAATAAAATTGGAAGTGGGAGTTTAAGGAACCTTTCCAAGTTAACCTTCCTTGATCTGTCTTATAATAACATTTCATTCATACGACGAGATGTGTTTAGTCCTGTGCCGAATGCTACTGTGAGGTTGGGGGATAATCCGTGGAACTGCTCCTGTGAACTTGAAGATTTTTCAGTCTTTTTGCAAG AGCTTATAAATGCTTCCCAGTTAGCGGACGCTGCCGCCGTGAGATGCCACAGTCCACTGGACCTGAAAGGAGCTCACGTTTGGAATGTTTCCTATCACAATTGCTCACCGGCCGTTATATCAACACCCCCTGCAAACATGTTCCAGAAAGTGGGTTTACCTGCCGTCTTGGTGGTGCTAG TGATAGTTTTGTTCACTTCGCTGCTTTTCCTTCTTTGGAAGAAGAAACAAGACAAGAAACAAGTGACGCCCGATACAGAACGCGCTGAAATGAAGGATGTGAGGGATACAGGAGGACATCCTACAAGCGGCACAGTGGCAATGATGTCAATTAAGGTCGAATCATTTAATAAGGGGGATTTAAAAAACAACTCTATAACCCTCAAATCAAATATACCATCCGTGGGCCGGGCAAAATCTGCGTCAGCAGTTCTACTGAAAGCCGATTTCCTTCAAACAAATGCAACGCACTGTAAGAAAAGAGCCGAACAGCAGCACACTTGTAAAAGCAAAGACATGAGGAATGATGATGGTTATATCCCAAGCGACGTGTCGGATAGCAACATGGAACTGTGGTATTATAATAGTCTACAGAGTAGCGATGACAAACATTCATCAACTAGCCCCTCTGTACCAGTGAGTGGGGCACCTACAGGAGACCTTATTCAGAACCCAGCTGATATAAACCATTCAATGCTAGAGAGAGTCCGCATTGCATCGCAGATCCATCCAATAGCAAAGCGCTTAGTAGAGGGAGTGTGCAGTGATTATAATAGTTTTCAGAGAGGCGATAACAATTCATCAACTAGCTGCTCTGTACGAGTGAGTGGGGCACATATAGCAGACATTATTCAGAACCCAGCTGATATAAACCATTCAATGCTAGAAAGAGTCCATATTGCATCGCAGATCTACCCAATAGCAAAGTACTCAGTAGAGGGAGTCTGCAGTGATTATAATAATTTTCAGAGAGGCGATAACAATTCATCAACTAGCTGCTCTGTACGAGTGAGTGGGGCACATATAGGAGACATTATTCAGAACCCAGCTGATATAAACCATTCAATGCTAGAGAGAGTCCATATTGCATCGCAGATCTACCCAATAGCAAAGCACTCAGTAGAGGGAGTGTGCAGTGATTATAATAGTTTACAGAGAGGTGATAACAATTCATCAACTAGCTGCTCTGTACGAGTGAGTGGGGCATATACACAAGGCATTATTGAGAACCCAGCTGGTTTAAACCCTTCACTGGTAGAGGGAGTCCACATTGCATCACAGACGTCTCCAATAGCAAAGTGTTCAAAGCATTCAGTAGACGTCTGTAGCCACCTGGCATCGacagatacaaacacagagaACTTCGAACCATTGGTATACTTGAGCGTTAATACTGCAGCTGAAGAACCAATTTTGACTAGCTCTGTAGACGAAGCTGTTGGTCAAATTAATGGTAATTTAAAGCCACGTACTTTAAGAAGAACTTTTACCTGGCCCAAAGAGAAAATCCAAAGTAACCAAGACTCTAGTGCTTTATATGAGGATTTTTTAAAAACACTCAACCTTTATCCAAATCCTGGAGCCACATTTACAGCAAACAAGAAAACCAAAGATGAGAGCTTTCAAGACTGGGATTTTGGACATCATCTTACCATGTGTAATACATTAACAGAGAAGAAACTTTCAGCAGACAAGTCGGGCTTAAAGGAGTCTCCTCCAGATCACACTTTCGTAAAACAAAATAAAGGGGGATCCAAATCTCAGGAGGGCGTACGCCGTAATATGTCATCAACAAGGAAAGTGTATCAGAGGTCCATGAATAATAACAGAAGGCAAAGAAACCCCATTGCTTCTCCGGAAACTGGTGTCCAGAGGGAAGATCTTCATAGTCAAGACTCGGTAGGGAGCTTCAACCAGAGGACCACACCTGATGATGACAAGTTACTTGAAAACAATGAATATAATTTCATTGATCTGTTGCATGAAGTGGTGGAGAATCACGGGAGATGGACAAGAGAGAGATGGAGGCAGACCCATCACCAACGAATTCCCAATCGGTCATCTCCACAGTCATAG